Part of the Paenibacillus sp. JNUCC32 genome is shown below.
CCTTTTAGCTGAAAACTGCTCAGCTCCACGACCATCCAGTCATGTTCGGTGGCTGTCGCTGCAGCCTCGGATAGGGGCGTGCCGATATTGCCGGCAACGATCGGAGAAAGGCCGGCGTTTTCCAGCAGCTGGCCCACCCAAGTCGTCGTGGTTGTTTTGCCGTTCGAGCCCGTGATGCCGATTATGGGAGCTTCACAGAGGTGATAGGCGATTTCGACTTCGGTCACGATCGGAATTTCAAGCTCGATCGCCTTTTGGACAGGAGGAACCGAATACGGAATTCCCGGGTTTTTGACAAGGAGCGCCACGCCGGGATGAATGAGGTCATCGGGATGCCCGCCGCAAATAACAGAAATACCCAAAGCCTCGAGCTCCGAGGCTTCAGGACACTGTTCTCTTTCCTTTCGATCATTCACGATGACGGAGGCGCCGGCTTGATGCAGCACCTTGGCCACCTGCACTCCGCTTTTGGCAAGACCCAACACGACGATATGCTTATCCCGATAAACATCTAGCTGCTTCATATGTTACAACCCCTTGTTGATATAGAGTCCGAGTCCCGCAAGTACCAGTCCCACGGCCCAAAATGTAAAAACAACGCGCCACTCCGACCACCCGGACAATTCGTAATGGTGGTGGATCGGGCTCATTTTGAATATTCGTTTGCCCCGGGTTTTGAAGGAGATCACCTGAAGCACAACAGATAGCATCTCGATGACGAAGACCCCTCCAATGATCAGGAACAGCAGCTCGCTCTTGGTTACGATGGCAATGGCGCCGATGGCACCGCCGATGCCTAAAGAACCCGTATCACCCATGAACACCTTCGCGGGATGAGCGTTAAATACCAGAAAACCGAGCACCGCGCCGATCATGGCAGCCGCGCAGAACGCCGCCGCGAACGAGGTGGACTGGATCGCGACGATGGCATAGGCGCCAAAGGCAATCGCGCTGACGCCGGACAGCAGGCCGTCCAATCCGTCGGTGAAATTGACCGCGTTGCTGATTGCAAGCATCATGACCACGATGAACGGATAATAGAACCATGGGCCCCAATCAAAGGACCAATCCATGCCCGGTACGCTGATTGCCGTGCTGTGGCCGTTGGAAATCAACAGCCAGCACATAATACCGGAAAACAGAAGCTGTCCAAACAGCTTCTGCCGGGCCGTAAGTCCTAATGATCTGCGAAACACGATCTTGATGTAATCGTCAAGAAAGCCGATCAAACCGAAACCGAGCGTGGCTACGATCAGCACGTAGAAATCGGTATCGACAGGCGAAAATTTAATATAAGTCAGCGTAAAAGCTAAAAGAATGACGACGCCGCCCATCGTTGGCGTCCCGGCTTTTTTCAAGTGGCTCTGCGGACCGTCGTTCCTGACCTGCTGGCCGAACTTCATACGCCGCAGCAGCGGAATGAGCAGCGGAGCCGATATCACCGCAAGCACAAACGCTACACCGATTGTCAATAACAGCAATTGAAAGTCCATCAGCTCACCCCCTCACTCCGTTGTTGCTGCCCGGCAGTGCCTTCAAGGCATCAACCACGTGCTCCAGCCTCATGCCGCGCGAGGCTTTCACCAATACGATATCCTTCTCCGTAACCTGCTCCAGCAGGGCTTCGATCAGCTTTTCTTTATCCGTAAAAGAAAGCACGGCCCCTTCCGGGAAGCGGGCTTTCGCTTTATTCGCCGTATGAAGAGACAACGGACCGTAGGTGAATACCAGATCCGCATTGTCCGGAGATAAATACTCTCCGATTTCGGCATGGAATGACTCTTCCCGCTGACCAAGTTCCAGCATGTCCCCGAGCACGGCGATCCGGCGGCGGTAACCCTTCATATCGCCAAGCACGTCTACAGCCGCCTTCACCGCCGTCGGGCTGGAATTGTAGGCATCGTTCAGCACGGTTACCCCGAACGCGGTCTCTACGGCTTCGATCCGCATGCTCGACAGCTTCAGACGGGCGAACCCGCTGCGAATGGCTTCATCGCCGATGCCCAGATGGGTCGCCACGGCCATGGCTGCCAGGGCGTTTACCACATTGTGGCGGCCGAGGAGCGGCAGGCTGAAGCCTTCGCCTGCATGCCGGCTCGAAGTAAAAATGATTCCTCTGGCATGGAACATAAGTCCCGTCGGATAATCGTCATTGGTATCTTGATTTCCGAACGTAAACGTACGCAGCCCCTCCGGCTTCACCGTTGCCTCTTCAGCAAGCACCTGACGGATCAGCGGTTCGTCCCCATGATAGATCAGCAAACCGCCGGGCTTCATGCCGCTGATAATTTCAAGCTTGGCCCGTGCGATTTCTTCCCGGGAACCGAGCTGCAGCAAATGCGCTTCCCCGACATTGGTGATCACGGTTAAATCCGGACGGGCTATATTCGAGAGCAGCTCGATCTCATGTCGTCCGCTCATACCCATCTCAAGCACGATAATGTCGGTGCCTTCCTTCATTGCCAGTACGGTTAACGGAAGCCCGATATGATTATTATAATTGCCTTGCGTTTTGTGAACGTTATACGTGGTTTCAAGCAGTGCCGACACCATGTCCTTCACGGTGGTTTTGCCGTTGCTGCCGGTTATGCCCACCACCTTGGCTCTGCTCTCGGACAAATAGGCCGCCGCAAGCGACTGGAGCGCCTTTAATGTATCCTCCACGAAAATGAGCGGAAGGTCGGCGGGAACCGGCTGATGATCCCTCTGCCAGAATGCCGCGCCGGCTCCGCCGGCGAGCACGCTCTCCACGAATTCATGCCCGTCAAACTTCTCGCCGACAATCGGAACAAACAGGTTGCCCGGCTGTATGGTTCGGGAGTCGGTACCGACTCCTTGAATGATGATGTTGTCATCTTGGTTACGTGAGAGCGTTCCGCCGCACATGTCGGCGATGCTCTTTAATGATTTATGGATCACTATTGTCTGCCCCTTATCGCGTCTTTGGCTACGATGCGGTCGTCAAAATCAAGCACTTCGCCCGCAATCAGCTGATAGGTCTCATGACCTTTCCCCGCAATCAATACTACATCGCCCGGGCTTGCCATTTCAATAGCCTTTTCGATCGCTTTCCGGCGATCGACGATGAGCTTGTAGCTTTCGGTTGCCACACCGTCCTCAACCAATCCGGCCTCGATATCCTTCAATATCAACTCCGGATCCTCGGTACGGGGATTATCGGAAGTTACCAATACAACATCGCTGTATTTCGCAGCGATTTTACCCATGATCGGCCGTTTGGTCCGGTCCCGGTCGCCCCCGCAGCCGAAAACGGTGAGCACCCGGCCTTCCGCGAATTCATTGACGGTGCGGAGCACATTTTCAAGTCCGTCCGGCGTATGGGCATAATCCACGATCACGGCATACGGCTGGCCTTCATCCACGACCTCTACGCGGCCATCGACTCCGGGCACGGACTCCAGGCTGTTCTTGATATCTTCGAGCGGCACACCTTCCAGGAGCGCTGCCGCGATCGCAGCCATGGCGTTATATACGTTGAATTTCCCTACCATTCGAATCGAAATGTCCGCACTGCCGCGGAACGTATCCACATGGAACGAGGTGCCTTGCGCGGTGATCGATATATTGCTCGCCCGCACATCCGCATCTTCACCCAAACCGTAGGTAATCACTTCCGCCGCGGTCTGCTTGGCGAAATATGCCGAAGCATCGTCATCCGCATTCAGGACGGCATATTTGCGCGCGGATTCATCCTTGGCAAAAGCGTTGCCCAGCCGGGAGAAAAATAACCCTTTTGCGCCGCGGTATTCTTCCATCGTGTGATGATAGTCCAAATGGTCCTGGGTCAGATTCGTGAAGATGGCCGTCCGGAAATCCGTTCCCTTCACGCGCCCCTGTTCGAGCGCATGCGAGGATACCTCCATCACGCAGCACTCGGTGCCTGCATTGGCCATATCGTTCAAGTAACGCTGAAGCTCCAGCGCCTCGGGCGTCGTTCTCGGCATCGGGAAGGACTGGCCGCCGTATTTCATCTGAATCGTGCCGATCAATCCGGTTTTCAACCCGAAATCGTTCATGATCGTCTCGATCAAATACGTTGTCGTTGTCTTGCCGTTCGTACCGGTTACGCCGATCATCTTCATGCGGGAGCTCGGCTGATGATAAAAGGCATTCGCCAAACCCGCCATCGCGAAGCGGCTGTCTTTCACGATGACCTGCGGGAGGTCAACCTCCAGCTTGCGTTCAACGACCAGCGCCGCGGCGCCTTTGTCGGCGGCCTGGGCTGCAAACTGGTGTCCATCCACCGTATGGCCCGGCAGGCAAATGAACAAATCCCCCGGTTTTACTTGTCTGGAGTCTGTTTCTATCCCCGTAATTTCAACATCTCCGGATCCCTCGATAACAGCAGCGGCCAATACGGATGATAATTGCTTTAAGTTCATTGTTATCCCTCTCTCTATATATCTGCATCATCCGCCCTTCGCTTGCCGACCGGATGATGCCTTAGTGTTCGTGCTTGGATTCCCCCGGGTCTTCACCCATGTAAATCCGAATGGTGGACCCTCGCTCCACCCGGCTTCCCGGCTTCGGCGCCTGGGAAATCACCGTATTGCCGGTTCCGGACTTGGCCAGCATGAAGTTCATATTCAAGTCCTCATACAGATCCTGAACGGTTGCACCGACCAGGTTCGGTACGGTCACGGTCGGCGTCTCGCCGTACTTGTATTCGCGGGCAAGCTGGTCTTTGCGCGGCGGAACGTTCATATAGTGCAGCGCATCCTCCAGGATATTCTGCACGATCGGGGCTGCCACGACGCCGCCGAACTGTATGCCTTTCGGGTTATCCACCGCCGTGTACACCACGATTTCCGGATCATCGGCTGGCGCGAATCCGATGAAGGAGACGATATGCTCGGTTGACGAG
Proteins encoded:
- the mraY gene encoding phospho-N-acetylmuramoyl-pentapeptide-transferase codes for the protein MDFQLLLLTIGVAFVLAVISAPLLIPLLRRMKFGQQVRNDGPQSHLKKAGTPTMGGVVILLAFTLTYIKFSPVDTDFYVLIVATLGFGLIGFLDDYIKIVFRRSLGLTARQKLFGQLLFSGIMCWLLISNGHSTAISVPGMDWSFDWGPWFYYPFIVVMMLAISNAVNFTDGLDGLLSGVSAIAFGAYAIVAIQSTSFAAAFCAAAMIGAVLGFLVFNAHPAKVFMGDTGSLGIGGAIGAIAIVTKSELLFLIIGGVFVIEMLSVVLQVISFKTRGKRIFKMSPIHHHYELSGWSEWRVVFTFWAVGLVLAGLGLYINKGL
- a CDS encoding UDP-N-acetylmuramoyl-tripeptide--D-alanyl-D-alanine ligase, with product MIHKSLKSIADMCGGTLSRNQDDNIIIQGVGTDSRTIQPGNLFVPIVGEKFDGHEFVESVLAGGAGAAFWQRDHQPVPADLPLIFVEDTLKALQSLAAAYLSESRAKVVGITGSNGKTTVKDMVSALLETTYNVHKTQGNYNNHIGLPLTVLAMKEGTDIIVLEMGMSGRHEIELLSNIARPDLTVITNVGEAHLLQLGSREEIARAKLEIISGMKPGGLLIYHGDEPLIRQVLAEEATVKPEGLRTFTFGNQDTNDDYPTGLMFHARGIIFTSSRHAGEGFSLPLLGRHNVVNALAAMAVATHLGIGDEAIRSGFARLKLSSMRIEAVETAFGVTVLNDAYNSSPTAVKAAVDVLGDMKGYRRRIAVLGDMLELGQREESFHAEIGEYLSPDNADLVFTYGPLSLHTANKAKARFPEGAVLSFTDKEKLIEALLEQVTEKDIVLVKASRGMRLEHVVDALKALPGSNNGVRG
- a CDS encoding UDP-N-acetylmuramoyl-L-alanyl-D-glutamate--2,6-diaminopimelate ligase yields the protein MNLKQLSSVLAAAVIEGSGDVEITGIETDSRQVKPGDLFICLPGHTVDGHQFAAQAADKGAAALVVERKLEVDLPQVIVKDSRFAMAGLANAFYHQPSSRMKMIGVTGTNGKTTTTYLIETIMNDFGLKTGLIGTIQMKYGGQSFPMPRTTPEALELQRYLNDMANAGTECCVMEVSSHALEQGRVKGTDFRTAIFTNLTQDHLDYHHTMEEYRGAKGLFFSRLGNAFAKDESARKYAVLNADDDASAYFAKQTAAEVITYGLGEDADVRASNISITAQGTSFHVDTFRGSADISIRMVGKFNVYNAMAAIAAALLEGVPLEDIKNSLESVPGVDGRVEVVDEGQPYAVIVDYAHTPDGLENVLRTVNEFAEGRVLTVFGCGGDRDRTKRPIMGKIAAKYSDVVLVTSDNPRTEDPELILKDIEAGLVEDGVATESYKLIVDRRKAIEKAIEMASPGDVVLIAGKGHETYQLIAGEVLDFDDRIVAKDAIRGRQ